TAGCTGCATTATGACCAATCCTAATGCCATCCAGTGCATATTGATACCCCATGTGTTGTCTGACAGGTGTTTGAAGACTTGTTCTTGTACATGAAGTCACTTGAGAAACTGCTGCTCCTATCACCAACTGTGTTGTATCCTGGTCATGGACCAGTTGTGGCCAATGGTAGGGAGATGATAGAACAGTATATTAAACATCGCAATGAAAGAGAACAGCAGGCAAGTAGAAACAATACATTGCACTTCTATAATAAAgtgcagggatttttctagggggGGGCAAAGGGGGCATCTTGCCCCCCCTGAACTCTGCCTCAATAAACAGGTGatttagcctaatttaagttctgcccccctcaatttctgaaaaactcggattgcccaccctgaatttattttctagaaaaatccctgaaaGTGTAAAATTTGGTTGTAAAGAGGCACATGCAAATACATAAGTGGACTTTAAAaatagtaaaatactctaatagagcagtcatgtttATGTTTGGAGCAGTACAGTTGGAGTGACTTGATTCAACTGTAGTTTTGTTTGTCAACCTTTACTCTGAGTGGGACTTTATACAATTTTCTGTTTAAAAGAATAAGACTCATGCCTGACTTTATGATGGTAACATTGTTATATTTTTATTTCTGGTGCTACATAGATTGTTAATGTATTGGAAAAATGTACTAATCCAGTAACCCCTGAAGAAATTGTACAAATTGTATACAAGGTTAGCTACTTCATCCCTATCTTAGTTGACGGCTATGATTTCTACTGCAGGAGGTAACTGAACCAATGTTGTTGAAAGCAGCTGAGAACAGTGTCACCTTACATCTTGACAAGTTGAGAAAAGATGGCAAAGCAAAGTGCATTACAGGTGAACAGAGGGAATATAGTTGAACTGATTAATATGTTTCATTGTGTGTAGGTGATTCGTCTGAAAGTAAATGGTGTCTCATACCAAACTCCAATATTTAAAGTACTCCTCTTTGTAATGTGATAGTGTACAGCTAAATACCAGAAATGTTTATATTAAGAGTCGAATTCTCTATACTAATAGTGTCATCGTGAAAAACCCAATTCTTACAGCTTAGTAGACCCTTATTCTTCTTCAACATGGCACTTATCAAAAATTTCAGTGTTAAAATTTATAGAATGTTCATAGCTTCTTACTACCCTCTCATCTCCTAACCTTGTCCGTGACACTGGATCTGTCCCTGACACTGGCATTCTAGTTACTATATCCAGGGTGGTAAGGAAAACAGTGCCCCCCTTCCTATCTCGCTCCAGAATTTTTTATAGTGTTTCTCATTGTACATATAACTATAGGCACTAACCTATAGACATACGATTTTGGTGCAGTCTGTGTTGTACATCCAGATTTGTTAAACTAACCAATACATGTAACATATGCATGGAAACATAGAAAACTATATGAGTGCTATTACTCCCCTACTTTTAGAGATTGGAGTAAATTAATAGAGTGGTCATGTGCTCTATTAAAACAGTATCATTATAAAACTATTACCATTCAACTGTTTATCAGTTTGGAATGGTGCAGTTTCCACTGAGCTGCATGGTTGTGGAGTGTAAAGCCATCAATACGTGGATTAACAATTCTTACAAGAAATCATACAACCAATTTAATTCACCTTATAAACATAAGCTATAATAGAGATTTAAGTCCTAAAGTTAAAGTCTTAGTTGAACCTTGGTTGCTGAACATTCAGAGTTGGTTGTTGTTTAGCAATGTTGAATGCTTCAGCAGCAGAAATGTTGCCTTGTATAGGAAGTATCACCAGCTTCCAATTATCTGCATCAGGATCAGCCCTTAGCTCTTCATCGACATTCCCAGTTAACTTCCTATCACTCATTGCTTTATTTAAATGCTGCATCAGTCGTTTTCCAATAGACTGCTCTTCCGCCTTGCCAATATAAAAATCATTTCCATGTATTAACTTGTACAGCCCATTCCTTTTCAAATCTTCAGGTGAACAATCTGCTTTCTTTGCTAGGGCGTCAAAAGCTTTACTGGTGTCCATCCTCAGCCTTCCTTCTTCTTGTGGTCCATACCATTCACTATCAACTCTTTCTTGGGCAAATTTTTCATCCACCTTACCATCTACTTCATCATAGCTGTCTTCTTCATCAATTATCTGCATGTGCAAAGTCATAAATAGATACAAAAATTAAATTCCATAAGCAGCCATGTATGCACGCAGACATGACTGCATTTATATACTGGGCGTAGGTGCAATTAATTAAATcttttatgtatatgttaaagcatagccgcgagtgctatatgaaaaataaagtacgcgGCGcacggccgagatgctaataaagcacgaggcgaagccttgtgctttat
The nucleotide sequence above comes from Dysidea avara chromosome 3, odDysAvar1.4, whole genome shotgun sequence. Encoded proteins:
- the LOC136251787 gene encoding uncharacterized protein, with translation MASSETSMSFKEQIVKFASGNFKIIDEEDSYDEVDGKVDEKFAQERVDSEWYGPQEEGRLRMDTSKAFDALAKKADCSPEDLKRNGLYKLIHGNDFYIGKAEEQSIGKRLMQHLNKAMSDRKLTGNVDEELRADPDADNWKLVILPIQGNISAAEAFNIAKQQPTLNVQQPRFN